From a single Vibrio sp. BS-M-Sm-2 genomic region:
- a CDS encoding Lrp/AsnC family transcriptional regulator produces the protein MSQHQLDRIDKEILRILHMKGRLPVVELAKQVNLTTSPCSDRLKRLEKEGYITGYHAELCSEKLGLDVQVFIHIRLDQTSFSIFDKFAQAVEMMPEVEECYSLSGDFDTMIKVRVKDMKAYQAFMATKLGTLPGVIQTRSEVVIEEHKKGFGVNPELLATLK, from the coding sequence ATGTCTCAGCATCAACTTGATCGTATCGATAAAGAGATACTAAGAATTCTGCACATGAAAGGGCGTTTACCCGTGGTTGAGTTGGCCAAGCAGGTCAACCTAACCACGTCTCCTTGCTCTGATAGACTCAAGCGATTGGAAAAAGAGGGCTACATAACGGGTTACCATGCTGAGCTGTGCTCAGAGAAGTTGGGACTCGATGTTCAAGTCTTCATTCATATTCGTCTTGACCAAACCAGTTTTTCAATCTTTGATAAGTTTGCTCAAGCCGTGGAAATGATGCCCGAAGTAGAAGAGTGCTATTCACTATCGGGAGACTTCGACACCATGATTAAGGTTCGAGTGAAAGACATGAAGGCGTACCAAGCATTTATGGCCACTAAGTTGGGTACCTTACCTGGTGTGATTCAGACACGTAGTGAAGTGGTGATTGAAGAGCATAAGAAGGGCTTTGGTGTTAACCCTGAGTTATTGGCAACCTTAAAATAG
- a CDS encoding DUF445 family protein, with the protein MNKSVLTNVIALALLAGGYVTANQYLLYAGLFAFSGAITNWLAIHMLFEKVPGLYGSGVIPARFEEFKAAIKQLMMEQFFTESNIDRFLSSEMTGKSLNLEPVIQKIDFNPAFDSLVNVIENSQFGGMLAMFGGTEALEPMKAPFVEKMQESVIEISKSDSVKNAIKEELESPAMMDEIKENIEAIIDQRLNELTPKLVKEMVQTMIKKHLGWLVVWGGVFGGVIGLISAAITL; encoded by the coding sequence ATGAACAAAAGTGTCTTAACTAACGTTATTGCGTTAGCACTGCTTGCTGGCGGCTATGTCACAGCAAACCAATACTTGCTTTATGCAGGTCTATTCGCATTTTCTGGTGCCATCACCAACTGGCTTGCGATTCACATGTTGTTCGAGAAAGTACCCGGTCTATACGGTTCTGGCGTTATTCCAGCACGCTTTGAAGAGTTCAAGGCTGCCATCAAGCAACTGATGATGGAACAGTTCTTTACTGAAAGTAACATCGACCGTTTCCTAAGCAGCGAGATGACAGGAAAGTCACTCAATCTAGAGCCTGTAATTCAGAAGATCGACTTTAATCCAGCATTCGACTCGTTAGTAAACGTTATCGAGAATTCACAGTTTGGTGGCATGTTGGCAATGTTTGGTGGCACAGAAGCACTAGAGCCTATGAAAGCGCCATTTGTGGAGAAGATGCAAGAATCTGTGATTGAAATCAGCAAGAGCGATTCAGTGAAGAATGCCATCAAGGAAGAGCTGGAATCGCCAGCAATGATGGACGAAATCAAAGAGAACATCGAAGCAATCATTGATCAACGTTTGAATGAACTGACACCTAAACTGGTGAAAGAAATGGTTCAGACCATGATCAAGAAACACCTTGGCTGGTTGGTCGTCTGGGGCGGTGTATTCGGCGGTGTTATTGGTCTTATTTCAGCGGCGATTACACTGTAA
- a CDS encoding ABC transporter ATP-binding protein — protein sequence MYKKFEGFTEAFPKGEPIQPPTGILAFCRHYTRGFEKPLILLGLMSMTIAIIEVALFGYMGQLVDWLSTSNPETFLADNQSTLMGLGVLLLVVMPILISVYSLLLHQTLLGNYPMSIRWLAHRYLLKQSLSFYQDDFAGRVATKVMQTSLAVRETVTKMVDVFVYVTVYFTAMLFMLAESDWRLMAPMLIWLFVYIGIQLHFVPKLKDVSSEQADARSLMTGRIVDSYTNIATVKLFSHSKRETEYAEEGMEGFLDTVHRQMRLVTGFNICVEFANYLLVFSIAGISIYLWLDNAITVGAIAIAVSLALRINGMSKWIMWEIGGLFENLGTVIDGIKTLSKPIAIEDKKDAKPLDVPQGGIHFDNVSFNYGENKGVINNLNLNIKPGEKVGLVGRSGAGKSTLVNLLLRFHDVESGRILIDGQEISTVTQDSLRSNIGMVTQDTSLLHRSIKDNILYGRPEASDEEVYAATKQAHAHEFIETLTDPFGNVGYDAQVGERGVKLSGGQRQRVAISRVLLKNAPLLVLDEATSALDSEVEAAIQESLIELMEGKTVIAIAHRLSTIAAMDRLIVLDAGNIVEEGTHQELINQNGIYAQLWNHQTGGFIADDLEQATSA from the coding sequence ATGTACAAAAAATTTGAAGGCTTTACTGAAGCCTTTCCAAAGGGAGAGCCGATACAACCTCCTACTGGAATACTGGCATTTTGCCGCCATTACACTCGTGGTTTTGAAAAGCCGTTAATCTTGCTCGGCCTAATGAGCATGACCATCGCGATCATCGAAGTCGCGCTGTTCGGTTACATGGGTCAACTGGTTGATTGGCTATCAACCAGTAACCCAGAAACCTTCTTAGCCGATAACCAGTCCACTCTTATGGGTCTTGGTGTGCTGCTGTTGGTCGTGATGCCAATCTTGATCAGTGTTTACTCGCTTTTGCTTCACCAAACTTTGCTGGGCAACTACCCAATGTCGATTCGTTGGTTAGCGCACCGCTATCTTTTGAAGCAGAGCTTGTCATTCTATCAAGATGATTTTGCTGGCCGCGTCGCCACCAAAGTAATGCAAACATCGCTCGCAGTACGTGAAACCGTGACCAAGATGGTTGATGTGTTTGTCTACGTGACGGTTTACTTCACCGCGATGCTGTTCATGCTGGCTGAATCAGATTGGCGCTTAATGGCTCCGATGCTGATTTGGCTATTCGTTTACATCGGAATCCAACTGCACTTTGTACCAAAGCTAAAAGACGTTTCTTCAGAGCAAGCGGATGCGCGTTCATTGATGACAGGTCGTATTGTTGATAGCTACACCAATATCGCAACCGTGAAACTGTTCTCACACAGTAAAAGAGAAACTGAATACGCCGAAGAAGGCATGGAAGGTTTCTTAGATACAGTACATCGTCAAATGCGCTTAGTTACTGGCTTCAATATCTGCGTTGAATTCGCTAACTATCTGTTGGTGTTCAGCATTGCGGGTATCTCTATCTACTTATGGTTAGACAACGCAATCACTGTGGGTGCGATCGCGATTGCGGTCAGTTTGGCTCTGCGTATTAACGGCATGTCGAAATGGATCATGTGGGAAATCGGTGGTCTGTTTGAAAACCTAGGCACTGTGATTGATGGTATTAAAACCCTGTCTAAGCCCATCGCTATCGAAGACAAGAAAGACGCAAAACCTTTGGACGTTCCACAAGGTGGCATCCATTTCGACAACGTGAGCTTTAACTACGGTGAGAATAAGGGCGTGATCAACAACCTTAACCTCAACATTAAGCCGGGTGAAAAAGTGGGCTTAGTGGGCCGTTCAGGTGCGGGTAAGTCTACCCTAGTGAACTTACTGCTGCGTTTCCACGATGTAGAGAGTGGTCGCATCCTGATTGACGGTCAAGAGATCTCAACAGTGACGCAAGATTCGCTGCGCAGCAACATCGGTATGGTGACCCAAGATACTTCACTGTTGCACCGTTCGATCAAAGACAACATTCTTTACGGTCGACCTGAAGCATCAGATGAAGAAGTTTACGCAGCAACCAAACAGGCTCACGCACATGAGTTTATCGAAACTCTAACCGACCCGTTTGGCAACGTGGGCTACGATGCTCAAGTAGGTGAACGTGGCGTTAAGCTATCTGGTGGTCAGCGTCAACGCGTCGCTATATCACGTGTTCTTCTGAAAAATGCTCCGTTACTTGTTCTCGATGAAGCAACTTCTGCACTCGATTCTGAGGTAGAAGCGGCCATTCAAGAGAGCTTGATTGAGCTAATGGAAGGCAAAACGGTTATCGCGATTGCACACCGCCTGTCGACCATTGCTGCGATGGACCGCCTGATCGTGCTTGATGCAGGCAATATCGTAGAAGAAGGCACGCACCAAGAGCTAATTAATCAAAATGGCATCTATGCACAACTATGGAATCACCAAACAGGTGGCTTCATTGCCGATGATCTTGAGCAAGCTACGAGCGCTTAA
- a CDS encoding arginine deiminase-related protein, translated as MLNLHKKSLHITNVQNANCVVMVPPKEFKFNEETAQDNEFQHRVNLTEAEVKLETMAEFKAMVASLRKEGVQVVEFDYPELGVETPDAVFPNNWFSTCGDGSLFTFPMACENRQNEVKPSALIEALEASGRIVNHSESLESYIAQGSYLESTGVMVIDHINKTIYAALSQRCDREVLEDYAKRIGYSRVVSFQTALPSGQPIYHTNVMMAIGDNFCVICDEVIPEFERRFVVKSLAKDKQVISISIDQMNRFCGNILQLETVNGDKVIAMSQSAYDAFSPAQLAQLSTHGKLLPFNVKTIEDIGGGSVRCMLGEVFLPTRVNLL; from the coding sequence ATGTTAAACCTACACAAAAAATCACTTCACATTACTAATGTTCAAAACGCCAATTGCGTTGTTATGGTGCCGCCAAAAGAATTTAAATTTAATGAAGAAACGGCACAAGATAATGAGTTTCAGCACAGAGTTAATCTGACTGAAGCTGAGGTAAAATTAGAAACCATGGCCGAATTTAAGGCGATGGTCGCTTCGTTGCGTAAAGAAGGTGTGCAAGTTGTAGAGTTTGATTACCCAGAACTTGGTGTGGAAACCCCAGATGCGGTATTCCCTAACAACTGGTTCAGCACCTGTGGTGACGGAAGCTTATTTACGTTCCCTATGGCGTGTGAAAACCGCCAAAATGAAGTGAAGCCAAGTGCCCTTATTGAAGCGCTTGAAGCATCTGGTCGCATTGTTAACCACAGCGAGTCTCTAGAGTCTTACATCGCTCAAGGTTCTTACCTAGAGAGCACTGGCGTGATGGTGATCGACCATATCAATAAGACCATTTACGCCGCGCTTTCTCAGCGTTGTGACCGTGAAGTGTTAGAAGACTATGCGAAGCGTATTGGTTATTCTCGCGTGGTTTCCTTCCAAACAGCATTACCGTCGGGTCAGCCGATTTACCATACCAATGTGATGATGGCGATTGGTGATAACTTCTGCGTGATTTGTGATGAAGTGATTCCAGAATTTGAGCGCCGCTTTGTGGTGAAATCACTTGCTAAAGACAAGCAGGTTATCTCTATCTCGATCGATCAGATGAACCGATTCTGCGGCAACATTCTGCAACTGGAAACAGTGAATGGCGATAAGGTAATCGCGATGTCTCAATCGGCTTACGATGCGTTTTCTCCCGCTCAGTTAGCTCAGCTTTCGACACACGGAAAGCTACTACCGTTTAACGTGAAAACGATCGAAGACATCGGTGGTGGTTCGGTGAGATGCATGTTGGGTGAGGTGTTCTTGCCAACGCGAGTTAATCTCCTGTAG
- a CDS encoding acetyltransferase, whose protein sequence is MNNKNKHIVLIHGLYMPALIMQYLDRNFKKRGFTTHKFAYNSLRFPSAAKRLNRFVNARFDEHDEVYFFGHSLGGLLIRHYFKFYQPDFADTCIITAGTPHNGATIAKTLSNHGLGFIFGSSKMILSDGLGDYDIDVPIGVITGTYDAGVGRIVLGRNPGDGTVTLEDANLRGATDTCALKLNHTALVYSKEVVALSTQFIEHRAFKSAS, encoded by the coding sequence ATGAATAATAAAAACAAACACATAGTGTTAATTCATGGTCTGTATATGCCTGCGTTGATCATGCAATATCTGGATAGAAATTTCAAAAAACGTGGCTTTACAACGCACAAGTTCGCTTACAACTCACTGCGTTTCCCTTCTGCTGCTAAACGCCTCAACCGCTTCGTGAATGCACGTTTTGATGAACACGATGAGGTCTACTTCTTTGGTCACTCGCTCGGTGGCTTGCTGATTCGTCATTACTTTAAGTTCTACCAACCCGACTTTGCCGACACCTGCATCATTACCGCGGGGACTCCACACAATGGCGCGACTATCGCGAAAACACTGTCGAATCATGGTCTTGGTTTTATATTTGGTTCGAGCAAAATGATCTTAAGTGATGGTTTGGGTGACTACGATATTGATGTGCCAATTGGCGTAATTACGGGTACCTACGACGCTGGTGTTGGACGTATCGTATTGGGCCGAAACCCAGGGGATGGTACCGTTACGCTCGAAGACGCCAACTTAAGAGGCGCGACAGATACTTGCGCCCTCAAGCTTAATCACACCGCGCTTGTGTACTCTAAGGAAGTGGTGGCACTCTCAACTCAGTTCATCGAACACAGGGCTTTTAAGAGCGCTTCATAG
- a CDS encoding phosphoethanolamine transferase produces MNLPSLNMSINKLPFVLAVYYLLVINLPLTQELFSIVQASKSESVAFLISIPIFFLAAFNFIFQVFNWPIFSKPFFIFLLITSTLVSYSMFNYGIYVDYGMIENVFETNSGEAASYVSTHSILWLFAMGIVPSLLLLFTKLKRESWKDFFVWKSIGLLSSLIVIAIIAGLFYKDYVSFGRNNSHIKKMIIPTEYVASTVKYINNTYIKQPIPYQELGLDAQLKPQAKTASKPTLLVFVLGETARVYNYQYYGYERETNAHTKPYNPIFFSDVQSCGTATAVSVPCMFSNMNRSNYDRDKAYNQDNVVDIMNRAGIHSIWREHDGGDKAVAHRIKEMTLVAKNSDPLCNNDVCYDTAMLENFEQDTQDLKQDSIIFYHISGSHGPTYFERYPEEHKKFTPDCARADIENCTKEQVVNTYDNTILYTDFFLSQAIQKLEKLTDKYNVALMYISDHGESLGENGVYLHGMPYSLAPKEQTHVPMIMWMSDGFAEQKGINQTCLRKAGKEQSFSQDNLFDSLLGLMDVQTKEYRENQDIFASCR; encoded by the coding sequence ATGAATCTACCAAGCTTAAACATGTCGATAAACAAGCTGCCTTTTGTGTTGGCCGTGTATTACCTGCTTGTAATCAACCTACCTCTCACCCAAGAGCTGTTTAGTATTGTTCAGGCATCCAAGTCTGAAAGCGTTGCCTTTCTTATATCCATCCCTATCTTCTTCCTTGCTGCCTTCAATTTTATCTTCCAAGTCTTCAACTGGCCGATATTCTCCAAGCCATTTTTTATCTTCTTGCTGATCACCTCAACACTCGTCAGCTACAGCATGTTCAATTACGGCATTTATGTAGACTATGGGATGATAGAGAACGTCTTCGAAACCAATAGTGGCGAAGCAGCAAGCTATGTAAGTACCCACTCCATCTTGTGGTTATTTGCGATGGGGATTGTCCCGTCACTGCTGCTACTCTTTACCAAGCTTAAGCGAGAGTCATGGAAAGATTTCTTTGTCTGGAAGTCGATTGGATTGCTCTCTTCATTGATTGTCATCGCGATTATTGCAGGACTGTTTTACAAAGATTACGTCTCGTTTGGCCGCAATAACTCGCACATCAAAAAGATGATCATTCCGACTGAGTATGTGGCATCAACGGTGAAATACATCAATAACACCTACATCAAACAGCCCATCCCATATCAAGAACTGGGCTTAGATGCTCAACTCAAACCACAAGCAAAAACGGCAAGCAAGCCGACCTTATTGGTGTTTGTACTTGGCGAAACTGCTCGCGTGTATAACTACCAGTATTATGGCTATGAGAGAGAAACCAACGCTCATACCAAGCCTTACAACCCGATATTTTTCTCTGATGTTCAGTCGTGCGGAACAGCCACCGCGGTTTCTGTACCGTGCATGTTCTCGAACATGAATCGCAGCAACTACGATCGGGACAAAGCCTACAACCAAGATAACGTAGTCGACATTATGAACCGCGCGGGCATCCACTCTATCTGGCGAGAGCATGATGGTGGGGATAAAGCTGTCGCGCATCGAATCAAAGAGATGACGCTCGTCGCCAAAAACAGCGATCCATTGTGTAATAACGATGTGTGTTACGACACGGCGATGCTAGAGAACTTCGAGCAAGATACTCAAGATCTTAAACAAGATAGCATCATTTTCTATCATATTTCGGGTTCTCACGGCCCAACGTACTTTGAGCGTTACCCAGAAGAACATAAGAAGTTTACGCCTGACTGCGCTCGTGCAGATATTGAAAACTGCACCAAAGAGCAAGTGGTTAACACCTACGACAACACGATTTTGTACACAGATTTCTTTCTCTCACAGGCGATTCAAAAGCTAGAGAAACTCACCGATAAGTACAACGTTGCACTGATGTACATTTCCGACCACGGTGAATCTTTAGGGGAAAACGGCGTCTACTTGCACGGCATGCCTTATTCATTGGCACCGAAAGAGCAAACCCACGTTCCTATGATCATGTGGATGTCTGATGGCTTTGCAGAACAGAAAGGAATAAACCAAACCTGCTTAAGAAAGGCAGGCAAAGAACAGAGCTTCTCGCAAGACAACCTGTTCGACTCTTTGCTCGGCTTGATGGACGTGCAAACCAAAGAATACCGAGAGAACCAAGATATCTTCGCTTCCTGCCGCTAG
- a CDS encoding porin family protein, with translation MNKFAKSALALGLIGAVSLPALAAGTNGGAYIGGGLGVYQDSDTDGQGNLDSDGMGYNLYGGYQFNRIVGVELGYNDYADYKKGAEKMSPTSVSVSANLGYTFDNTIRPFVLAGLSSVDLNANKSAGYADDSGTGFHFGLGVEYTPIENLTLRLISQADAVSVENYYGPFKTEDKTLAFSSVSLGGSYNF, from the coding sequence ATGAACAAATTCGCGAAATCAGCATTAGCACTGGGCTTAATCGGCGCGGTTTCTCTTCCAGCATTAGCAGCAGGCACTAACGGCGGTGCGTACATCGGTGGTGGCCTTGGTGTGTACCAAGATTCTGATACAGACGGTCAAGGCAACCTAGACTCAGACGGCATGGGTTACAACCTATATGGTGGCTACCAGTTCAATCGTATTGTTGGTGTTGAACTTGGCTACAACGATTACGCTGACTACAAAAAAGGTGCAGAAAAAATGTCTCCGACGTCTGTTTCTGTATCTGCAAACCTAGGTTACACGTTCGACAACACAATTCGTCCGTTCGTATTGGCTGGTCTTAGCTCTGTTGACCTAAACGCAAATAAGAGTGCTGGTTACGCTGATGACAGCGGTACAGGTTTCCACTTTGGTCTGGGTGTTGAATACACGCCAATCGAAAACCTAACACTTCGCCTAATTTCACAAGCTGATGCTGTGAGCGTAGAAAACTACTACGGTCCATTCAAAACCGAAGATAAGACACTGGCATTCAGCAGTGTTAGCCTAGGTGGTTCTTACAACTTCTAA
- a CDS encoding isochorismatase family protein, which yields MLMRQKTGLVVVDVQGKLARLVDESETLISNCRKLIKGAQVLGLPIIYLEQNPDKLGATVSELNDLLSDVEPVTKFTFNACDEPKFVEAVQAKDVETWLVCGIEAHICVYQTAMGLLELGCKVQVVGDCISSRTAFNKDLAIRRLVAVGVQITGLEMSLYELVKDCRSPEFKLILSLIR from the coding sequence ATGCTAATGAGACAAAAGACAGGCTTGGTGGTTGTGGACGTTCAGGGCAAGCTCGCACGCCTTGTTGATGAGAGTGAGACACTTATTTCTAACTGTCGGAAGCTGATTAAGGGCGCGCAGGTTTTGGGGTTGCCCATCATTTACTTGGAACAGAATCCAGATAAATTGGGAGCAACAGTCAGCGAACTGAATGACTTATTGAGCGATGTTGAGCCAGTAACTAAATTCACGTTCAACGCGTGTGATGAGCCCAAGTTTGTTGAGGCGGTGCAAGCCAAGGATGTCGAGACTTGGCTGGTGTGTGGTATTGAAGCTCATATTTGCGTGTATCAAACCGCAATGGGGTTGTTAGAACTTGGGTGCAAGGTTCAGGTAGTTGGCGACTGTATTAGCTCGCGAACGGCATTCAACAAGGATCTGGCAATCCGTCGACTAGTAGCTGTAGGCGTGCAAATTACAGGGTTAGAAATGAGCTTATACGAGCTGGTAAAGGACTGCCGCTCGCCAGAATTTAAGCTCATTTTATCCTTAATTCGTTAG
- a CDS encoding MurR/RpiR family transcriptional regulator: MSLEVDIISQITERFPVLRDAEKKVAKLIMDDIDFAANASITELAESAQVSEATITRFAKAIGCSNVRDMKIKLAQTLTVGQRFILEPVDQTGYQGIYESIKQSLDINRTLFKEQDVETAVSWLHNARQIIAIGMGGGSTIASQELQHRLFRLGYPVVSYNDGLMSRMVAATADANDVMVMISATGFTPVITETAELAKQYGLKIIAITPQDTPLAKIADILLPIKHMETDFIYKPSASRYAMLALVDVLSMGIAVNHKNRSRDKLRRLKVALDSYRGGGDRQPLGD; this comes from the coding sequence TTGAGTTTAGAAGTAGATATCATTTCACAGATAACAGAGCGTTTTCCCGTTCTCCGTGATGCAGAGAAGAAAGTGGCTAAGCTAATCATGGACGACATTGATTTTGCTGCCAATGCCAGCATCACAGAGCTTGCTGAAAGTGCTCAAGTGAGTGAAGCCACCATTACGCGTTTTGCTAAGGCTATCGGCTGCAGCAACGTACGTGATATGAAGATAAAGCTTGCTCAAACACTGACAGTCGGCCAGCGTTTTATTCTCGAACCTGTTGACCAAACGGGTTATCAAGGTATCTACGAATCGATCAAGCAGAGCCTAGACATCAACCGCACCTTGTTCAAAGAGCAAGACGTTGAAACCGCTGTCAGCTGGCTGCATAACGCGAGACAAATCATTGCTATCGGCATGGGTGGTGGCTCGACCATCGCTTCTCAAGAGTTGCAACATCGACTGTTCCGACTGGGCTACCCAGTGGTCTCTTACAACGATGGATTGATGTCACGTATGGTTGCCGCAACAGCCGATGCCAATGATGTTATGGTGATGATCTCAGCAACCGGTTTTACGCCAGTAATCACTGAAACGGCAGAACTGGCCAAGCAGTATGGCCTTAAGATCATCGCAATTACCCCACAAGATACACCGCTGGCAAAGATTGCCGATATATTGCTACCCATCAAACACATGGAAACAGACTTCATCTACAAACCGTCGGCGTCTCGCTACGCAATGTTAGCCTTAGTGGATGTGCTTTCTATGGGGATAGCAGTCAATCACAAGAACCGATCTCGCGACAAACTACGCCGCTTGAAGGTTGCGCTTGATTCCTACCGAGGCGGAGGCGATAGACAGCCCCTAGGTGACTAA
- a CDS encoding amino acid deaminase encodes MKHNPAQKDVIKYQEDCFVLTERGQKGRAISQTENGVYRLVDEDISLPVAIIKQSALTNNLNWMQSFADHHQVKLSPHGKTSMTPAFFRQQLENGAWGITVATPAQAEVAAMAGAKRIIMANQLVGKTNMAIVEQLIREFNVDFYCCVDSSANVLRLSQYFANTKQTLKVLIEFGVPGGRCGCRSPQEVLELAQVIQDTPTLSLAGIEVYEGVIHGDNAEQDIRTFLNQALTSVESLASDGLITGQPIITGAGSAWYDVVAECLANLTDSLAIIRPGCYAIHDTGIYLDAQSKVLQRAQANQGYACELGGDLESALEVWAYVISRPEPTKFVIGLGKRDVAFDAGLPIAERGYRNGEAISVKGLTATAVMDQHTFVETDGSSEIEVGDMIAFSTSHPCLTFDKWRYIAISDDDYQVTNWVETCF; translated from the coding sequence ATGAAACATAACCCTGCACAAAAAGATGTTATAAAGTATCAAGAAGATTGTTTCGTCTTGACTGAAAGAGGCCAAAAAGGGAGAGCAATATCACAAACTGAGAACGGCGTTTATCGACTGGTTGATGAAGATATTTCGCTTCCGGTAGCAATTATCAAACAATCAGCGTTGACCAATAACCTAAATTGGATGCAATCATTCGCCGATCACCATCAGGTTAAATTGTCGCCGCATGGTAAAACATCAATGACCCCTGCATTTTTCCGCCAACAACTAGAAAATGGCGCTTGGGGTATTACAGTAGCGACGCCTGCACAGGCAGAAGTTGCCGCTATGGCGGGTGCAAAACGAATCATCATGGCCAACCAATTGGTGGGTAAAACCAACATGGCGATCGTTGAACAACTTATTCGTGAATTCAACGTCGACTTTTACTGTTGTGTTGATTCATCGGCAAACGTGCTGCGACTTAGCCAATATTTCGCCAACACCAAACAGACACTAAAAGTACTGATCGAATTTGGTGTACCGGGCGGTCGCTGTGGTTGTCGTTCACCTCAAGAAGTTCTTGAACTGGCGCAAGTTATCCAGGATACACCTACCCTTTCACTCGCGGGAATTGAGGTGTACGAAGGTGTTATTCATGGAGATAACGCAGAGCAAGATATTCGTACCTTCCTAAATCAAGCTCTAACCTCTGTAGAAAGCCTCGCATCAGATGGCCTAATTACAGGGCAACCTATCATCACTGGCGCGGGTTCTGCTTGGTATGATGTGGTTGCAGAGTGTTTGGCGAATTTAACCGATTCTTTGGCGATCATCCGCCCAGGTTGTTACGCCATTCACGATACTGGGATCTACCTAGATGCCCAAAGCAAGGTGTTGCAACGAGCTCAAGCCAATCAAGGCTATGCGTGTGAATTGGGTGGTGATTTAGAGTCGGCACTTGAAGTGTGGGCATATGTTATCTCTCGCCCAGAGCCGACCAAGTTCGTGATTGGATTAGGTAAGCGTGATGTGGCCTTCGATGCCGGTTTACCAATAGCAGAGCGCGGCTATCGTAACGGCGAAGCTATCTCAGTAAAAGGGCTCACTGCTACCGCGGTAATGGATCAGCATACCTTTGTTGAAACAGACGGTTCTTCTGAGATTGAAGTCGGTGACATGATTGCTTTCTCAACCTCACACCCGTGTTTGACTTTCGATAAGTGGCGTTACATAGCTATCAGCGATGACGACTATCAGGTAACAAACTGGGTAGAGACCTGCTTCTAG